The following are encoded in a window of Tessaracoccus flavescens genomic DNA:
- a CDS encoding AAA family ATPase, whose protein sequence is MLTADDPLPLRPRRIAVVGVSGSGKTTLSDRIAEGIDAPRTETDSLYHGPEWTARPEFLDDVRAAVARDSWVMEFQYRAARPIIAARMDLLVWLDPPFWTTTLPRVVRRTVHRRLTRQRMWSDNQEGPLWTFFTDPNHIVRWSLQTRHKYRDTIEELAEAKGWTVVRLRSQREVERWLSGPLAAAVSAP, encoded by the coding sequence GTGCTCACCGCCGACGACCCGCTCCCCCTGCGCCCGCGACGGATCGCGGTGGTAGGCGTGTCGGGCTCGGGAAAGACGACGCTCTCGGATCGGATCGCCGAGGGCATCGACGCCCCGCGCACCGAGACCGACTCCCTGTACCACGGGCCCGAGTGGACGGCGCGTCCCGAGTTCCTCGACGACGTCCGCGCAGCGGTTGCCCGGGACTCCTGGGTGATGGAGTTCCAGTACCGCGCGGCCCGCCCGATCATCGCGGCCCGGATGGACCTGCTCGTCTGGCTCGACCCGCCGTTCTGGACGACGACGCTGCCCCGCGTCGTGCGCCGCACCGTGCACCGCAGGTTGACCCGGCAACGGATGTGGAGCGACAACCAGGAGGGGCCGCTCTGGACGTTCTTCACCGACCCGAACCACATCGTGCGCTGGTCGCTGCAGACCAGGCACAAGTACCGCGACACCATCGAAGAACTGGCCGAGGCAAAGGGCTGGACCGTCGTGCGGCTGCGCTCGCAGCGTGAGGTCGAGCGATGGCTCTCCGGCCCGCTCGCGGCCGCCGTCAGCGCGCCATGA
- a CDS encoding ankyrin repeat domain-containing protein, whose amino-acid sequence MRRLIGSAMLLTLAACTTPDDIPTPTPTPSARSQAPTQSASPAPSPSVQPSPTPTPTPSAAAAPAPKPELDAALFKAAWDDDVAAATELIGQGADVNAKDDTQQSAYLVATSEGYLDLLRLTLANGAVVDDKDSWNGTGLIRAAERGHFLVVGELLRAGIDRDHVNRIGYQAIHEAIWLGKDNQAYATTLRVLVAGGVELDRPFGQEGLAPLRMAREKGFQPQEALLVASAGGGDMVDPDTTLIEAAQDGEADLVALALRAGADLEAKDAAGRTALLQPSPRTTWRSRTCSWPWALRPTPSTTSTTPRGSSPASRARSTCSSRCSRPTRT is encoded by the coding sequence ATGCGTCGACTGATCGGTTCCGCGATGCTGCTGACCCTCGCCGCCTGCACCACGCCAGACGACATCCCAACTCCGACCCCCACCCCCTCGGCTCGGAGCCAGGCGCCGACGCAGAGCGCGTCGCCCGCCCCGTCGCCGAGCGTGCAGCCGAGTCCCACGCCGACCCCGACCCCGTCGGCGGCGGCCGCCCCGGCCCCCAAGCCCGAACTGGACGCCGCGCTGTTCAAGGCGGCCTGGGACGACGACGTCGCGGCGGCGACGGAGCTGATCGGGCAGGGGGCGGACGTCAACGCGAAGGATGACACCCAGCAGTCGGCCTACCTCGTCGCCACCAGCGAGGGCTACCTCGACCTGCTGCGCCTCACGCTCGCCAACGGCGCCGTCGTCGACGACAAGGACTCCTGGAACGGCACCGGCCTGATCCGCGCCGCCGAGCGTGGCCACTTCCTCGTGGTCGGCGAACTGCTCCGCGCGGGCATCGACCGTGACCACGTCAACCGGATCGGCTACCAGGCGATCCACGAGGCGATCTGGCTCGGCAAGGACAACCAGGCCTATGCCACGACCCTTCGGGTGCTCGTGGCTGGGGGAGTTGAGCTCGATCGTCCCTTTGGCCAGGAGGGCCTGGCCCCGCTGCGGATGGCGCGTGAGAAGGGCTTCCAGCCGCAGGAGGCGCTGCTCGTCGCCAGCGCCGGGGGCGGCGACATGGTCGATCCCGACACGACCCTGATCGAGGCGGCACAGGACGGCGAGGCCGATCTCGTCGCGCTCGCGCTTCGGGCCGGGGCCGACCTCGAGGCCAAGGACGCGGCGGGCAGGACGGCGCTGCTGCAGCCGTCACCGAGGACCACGTGGCGGTCGCGGACCTGCTCGTGGCCATGGGCGCTTCGCCCGACACCCTCGACGACCAGCACGACACCCCGTGGCTCGTCACCGGCGTCACGGGCTCGGTCGACATGCTCGAGTCGCTGCTCCCGGCCAACCCGGACCTGA
- a CDS encoding ankyrin repeat domain-containing protein: protein MLESLLPANPDLTIRNRFGGLSVIPASERGHADYVRRVVQTDIDVNHVNDLGWTALLEAVILGDGSGKYVDIVTTLLGAGADPSIADKNGVTALEHARDKGFDEIAEVLAAGS, encoded by the coding sequence ATGCTCGAGTCGCTGCTCCCGGCCAACCCGGACCTGACGATCCGCAACCGCTTCGGGGGTCTCTCCGTGATCCCGGCGAGCGAGCGTGGCCACGCCGACTACGTGCGCCGCGTCGTCCAGACCGACATCGACGTCAATCACGTCAACGACCTCGGCTGGACCGCACTGCTCGAGGCCGTGATCCTCGGTGACGGCTCCGGGAAGTATGTCGACATCGTCACGACGCTGCTCGGCGCGGGTGCCGACCCGTCGATCGCGGACAAGAACGGCGTCACCGCGCTGGAACACGCCCGCGACAAGGGGTTCGACGAGATTGCAGAGGTCCTCGCAGCGGGGTCTTGA
- a CDS encoding transglutaminase-like domain-containing protein has translation MERHSAYSNPGPYASLVAAVDPEIATIARTVTNLVGHYRAETEGLDQGNAGEIHLRGVAEILEADQSRHPLPLSEPRPPLSRVHGCCRDHALLAVSILRSHGVPARTRVGFAGYFIPGWWADHVVAELWDGERWLRFDPEFVDPSPDFSPHDLTAPDQRLFRTAAEAWLGWRSGELDLTDHGVAPDLPELIGPPLVRDYVVFEAAHLCGDELLLWDLWGGLLPDGELDDAVVDELAHLLVEGRDEDLERLYRSDDRLHPTGTVLRLDPLGGEPVEESLASAV, from the coding sequence ATGGAACGCCACAGCGCCTACTCGAACCCCGGACCCTACGCCTCCCTTGTCGCCGCCGTCGACCCCGAGATCGCCACCATCGCCAGGACAGTGACCAATCTGGTCGGCCACTACCGCGCCGAGACCGAGGGGCTGGATCAGGGCAACGCGGGGGAGATCCACCTGCGCGGCGTGGCCGAGATCCTCGAAGCCGACCAGTCCCGGCACCCGCTTCCACTCTCCGAGCCGCGGCCCCCACTCTCACGGGTGCACGGGTGCTGCCGCGACCATGCTCTGCTCGCGGTGTCGATCCTTCGCTCGCACGGCGTCCCCGCGCGGACCCGGGTCGGGTTCGCCGGCTACTTCATCCCCGGCTGGTGGGCCGACCACGTCGTCGCCGAACTGTGGGACGGAGAGCGGTGGCTGCGCTTCGACCCGGAGTTCGTCGACCCGTCGCCCGACTTCTCGCCTCACGACCTGACGGCACCGGACCAACGCCTGTTCCGGACGGCCGCCGAGGCCTGGCTCGGCTGGCGCTCCGGCGAGCTGGATCTCACGGATCACGGCGTCGCGCCCGACTTGCCGGAGCTCATCGGGCCACCCCTCGTGCGCGACTACGTCGTGTTCGAGGCAGCGCACCTGTGCGGTGACGAGCTCCTGCTCTGGGACCTCTGGGGAGGGCTCCTCCCCGACGGTGAACTCGACGACGCTGTCGTCGACGAACTTGCGCACCTGCTCGTCGAGGGGCGAGACGAGGACCTCGAGCGGCTCTACCGCTCGGACGACCGGCTGCACCCGACGGGCACCGTGTTGCGACTCGACCCGCTCGGCGGCGAACCGGTGGAGGAGTCACTCGCGTCAGCGGTCTGA
- a CDS encoding ISL3 family transposase — MSDATFTCPDLTSFCRLDGLGLEVTGQRIEPDRAILACRPVDADDWCRDCGGQGLIRGSVVRLLSHVPLGWRPTVLHVRLRRYRCIECGRVWRQDTSAAAEPRSKLSRAALRWGLEGLVVQHLSMSRIAAGLDVAWNTANDAVLAEGQRVLISDLARFDGVKVIGVDEHCWRHTRRGEKYVTVIIDLTPTRDGTGPARLLDMVEGRSKQVFKTWLAARPRAWRKGIEVVAMDGFTGYKTAAVEELGNATTVMDPFHVVRLAGEALTRCRQRVQQDTCGHRGRAGDPLYRARRTLLTGVDLLTDKQVARLEALFADEQHTEVYATWSIYQRFVVAYRNPDKQLGRFLLQGVIDSVSTGVPRDLVELVSLGRTLHRRAADVLAFFDRPGTSNGPTEAINGRLEHLRGIALGFRNLTHYIAYAEFRISDGMSTSGLC; from the coding sequence GTGTCCGACGCTACCTTCACGTGCCCTGATCTGACTAGTTTCTGCCGTCTCGACGGCCTCGGGTTGGAAGTCACCGGCCAGCGCATCGAACCCGACCGTGCGATCCTGGCCTGCCGCCCGGTCGACGCCGACGACTGGTGCCGAGATTGCGGCGGCCAGGGCCTCATCCGGGGCTCGGTGGTGCGACTCTTGTCGCATGTCCCGCTGGGGTGGCGCCCTACCGTGCTGCACGTGCGGCTCCGGCGCTATCGGTGCATCGAGTGCGGGCGGGTGTGGCGTCAAGACACCAGTGCCGCAGCCGAGCCGCGTTCGAAGCTGTCGCGCGCGGCGCTGCGTTGGGGACTGGAAGGACTTGTGGTCCAACACCTGAGCATGTCCAGGATCGCCGCCGGTCTCGACGTCGCGTGGAACACCGCCAACGACGCCGTGCTGGCAGAAGGACAGCGCGTCCTCATCAGCGACCTGGCCCGGTTCGACGGGGTCAAGGTGATCGGGGTCGACGAGCATTGCTGGCGCCATACCCGCCGTGGTGAGAAATACGTCACCGTGATCATCGACCTCACCCCCACCAGGGACGGCACCGGTCCGGCGCGCTTGTTGGACATGGTCGAGGGACGCTCGAAACAGGTGTTCAAGACGTGGCTCGCCGCCCGCCCACGAGCCTGGCGCAAGGGGATCGAGGTCGTCGCGATGGACGGATTCACCGGCTACAAGACCGCGGCGGTCGAGGAACTCGGCAACGCCACCACGGTGATGGACCCGTTCCACGTCGTCCGGCTCGCCGGCGAAGCGCTCACCCGCTGCCGCCAGCGCGTCCAGCAAGACACCTGCGGGCATCGGGGCCGCGCCGGTGACCCGCTCTACCGCGCCCGCCGCACCCTGCTCACCGGCGTCGATCTACTCACCGACAAGCAAGTCGCCCGACTGGAGGCACTGTTCGCCGACGAACAGCACACCGAGGTCTACGCGACATGGAGTATCTACCAACGATTCGTCGTGGCTTACCGGAATCCCGACAAGCAACTTGGACGGTTCCTCCTTCAAGGCGTGATCGACTCGGTCAGCACCGGCGTCCCGAGAGACCTCGTCGAGCTCGTCAGCCTGGGCCGGACCCTCCACCGACGGGCGGCCGACGTGCTCGCCTTCTTCGACCGCCCAGGCACCAGCAACGGCCCAACCGAAGCGATCAACGGACGCCTCGAACACCTCCGCGGGATCGCCTTGGGATTTAGGAACCTGACCCACTACATCGCTTATGCGGAATTCCGCATAAGCGACGGTATGTCGACCTCGGGGTTATGTTGA
- a CDS encoding tyrosine-type recombinase/integrase, translating into MVIHRDQCRADARDVLDEFEAWLLRERSTQEGTAAAYADTFRLLLTYAQQATGIAPSALTLADLDADLIGGFLQHLETERGNSAATRNARRAALRSFFSYASYRAPDAIATISQVLAIPAKRTKTTLVSFLTAAEAEALIAAPDTGTWLGRRDRLLLHLGIQTGLRVSELTSLHIDSIQIGPHSQLECIGKGRKQRVIPLQKNTVQLLNAWFGELPPVPDGPLFPTHAGTPLTRAAVGKLIARHTAAAVGRCSSLAEKNVTPHTLRHTCAMSLLHAGIDTASIALWLGHSNIQTTQIYLHADLELKRRTLERVPAVDERPPARYQASDALIAFLKNR; encoded by the coding sequence ATGGTGATTCATCGTGATCAGTGCCGCGCTGACGCGCGGGACGTGCTGGACGAGTTCGAAGCGTGGCTGCTGCGGGAACGGTCCACGCAAGAGGGCACCGCTGCTGCCTACGCCGACACGTTCCGGCTCCTGCTGACCTACGCCCAGCAGGCCACCGGGATCGCCCCGTCGGCGTTGACCCTGGCCGATCTGGACGCGGACCTGATCGGCGGATTCCTCCAGCATCTGGAAACCGAGCGCGGCAACTCCGCCGCGACCCGCAACGCCCGCCGGGCCGCGCTGCGGTCGTTCTTCAGCTACGCCAGCTACCGGGCACCCGACGCGATCGCAACGATCAGCCAAGTCCTCGCGATCCCCGCGAAACGCACCAAGACCACCCTCGTGTCGTTCCTGACCGCTGCCGAAGCCGAAGCCCTCATCGCAGCCCCGGACACCGGCACCTGGCTCGGGCGCCGAGACCGGCTCCTGCTGCACCTGGGCATCCAAACCGGACTCCGCGTCAGCGAGCTGACCAGCCTGCACATCGACAGCATCCAGATCGGCCCGCACAGCCAGCTCGAATGCATCGGCAAGGGCCGCAAGCAACGCGTGATCCCACTCCAGAAGAACACCGTCCAACTCCTCAACGCCTGGTTCGGCGAGCTTCCACCCGTACCGGACGGGCCACTGTTCCCGACCCACGCCGGGACGCCACTGACCAGGGCTGCGGTCGGCAAGCTCATCGCCCGTCATACCGCTGCCGCGGTCGGACGGTGTTCTTCCTTGGCCGAGAAGAACGTCACGCCCCACACGCTGCGGCACACTTGCGCAATGAGCCTGCTGCACGCCGGGATCGACACCGCGAGCATCGCGCTCTGGCTCGGGCACTCGAACATCCAGACCACGCAGATCTACCTCCACGCCGACCTCGAACTCAAACGACGAACCCTGGAACGCGTCCCCGCCGTCGATGAGCGGCCACCGGCCCGCTACCAAGCCTCGGACGCTCTCATCGCGTTCCTCAAGAACCGCTGA
- a CDS encoding VOC family protein: protein MNRNEIICYIDDQARSREFWSALLGTAPILDVPGMTESDLGGVTLGLIPFADMAELVPGLWRGSGQRCEIYLRRPDAAALLDRLVAAGGALLAPLVPRGWGEVVGYGLDPDGHVVAIAQSPPADAEV, encoded by the coding sequence GTGAACCGCAACGAGATCATCTGCTACATCGACGACCAGGCCCGCTCACGCGAGTTCTGGTCGGCGCTGCTCGGGACGGCACCGATCCTGGACGTTCCCGGCATGACCGAATCCGACCTCGGCGGGGTGACGCTGGGGTTGATACCGTTCGCCGACATGGCCGAGTTGGTGCCCGGGCTGTGGCGCGGCTCGGGTCAGCGCTGCGAGATCTACCTTCGTCGTCCCGACGCTGCGGCGTTGCTGGACCGTCTGGTGGCGGCTGGCGGCGCGCTGCTGGCCCCGCTCGTACCACGTGGCTGGGGTGAGGTCGTGGGCTACGGGCTCGACCCTGATGGGCACGTGGTCGCGATCGCCCAGTCACCTCCTGCTGACGCGGAGGTCTGA
- a CDS encoding ATP-dependent DNA ligase, translating to MLLQSLTETSSAAPVSVEAKLDGIRIQVHRDASSVRVFSRSLDEITARLPDVVEIVAALPVRSAILDGEALALNEAGRPRLFQETAAGSATQGVPAWPLQPWFFDALLLDDESLIDRPLHERRAALAGIVLSEQLIAGIVTADPAEAEVFAQEVLAQGHEGVVVKDLAAPYEAGRRGAGWVKVKPVHTLDLVVLAVEWGSGRRRGKLSNIHLSAHDPASGGFVMLGKTFKGMTDQMLDWQTERFLALETHRDTYTVHVRPEQVVEIAFDGLQRSRRYPGGLALRFARVVRYRDDKTAEQADTIEQVRALADRAAG from the coding sequence ATGCTCCTGCAGAGCCTGACCGAGACCTCCAGCGCGGCGCCGGTCTCGGTCGAGGCGAAACTCGACGGCATCCGCATCCAGGTGCACAGGGACGCGTCCAGCGTGCGGGTGTTCAGTCGCTCGCTCGACGAAATCACCGCGCGGCTGCCTGACGTGGTCGAGATCGTTGCCGCACTCCCGGTGCGCAGCGCGATCCTGGACGGCGAGGCGCTCGCGCTCAACGAGGCCGGCCGACCCCGGCTCTTCCAGGAGACTGCCGCCGGCTCGGCCACCCAGGGTGTGCCCGCCTGGCCGCTGCAGCCGTGGTTCTTCGACGCGCTGCTGCTGGACGACGAGTCGCTGATCGACCGCCCGCTGCACGAGCGCCGGGCCGCCCTCGCCGGGATCGTCCTCTCCGAACAGCTGATCGCGGGCATCGTCACCGCCGACCCCGCCGAGGCCGAGGTCTTCGCCCAAGAGGTGCTCGCGCAGGGCCACGAGGGGGTGGTGGTCAAGGACCTGGCCGCACCTTATGAAGCTGGCCGCCGCGGAGCCGGCTGGGTCAAGGTCAAGCCCGTGCACACCCTCGACCTGGTGGTGCTCGCGGTCGAATGGGGCAGCGGGCGGCGCCGCGGCAAGCTCTCGAACATCCACCTCAGCGCGCACGACCCGGCGTCCGGCGGCTTCGTGATGCTCGGCAAGACCTTCAAGGGCATGACCGACCAGATGCTCGACTGGCAGACCGAACGCTTCCTGGCGCTCGAGACGCACCGGGACACCTACACCGTGCACGTGCGGCCCGAGCAGGTCGTCGAGATCGCCTTCGATGGGCTGCAGCGCTCGCGCCGCTACCCGGGCGGGCTGGCGCTGCGATTCGCCCGGGTCGTCCGCTACCGGGACGACAAGACCGCCGAGCAGGCCGACACCATCGAGCAGGTGCGGGCGCTGGCCGACCGGGCTGCCGGGTAG
- a CDS encoding aspartate aminotransferase family protein, translated as MTDRTAELIARDAAVIAGVEKLRFFPATMASGKGAELTDLEGKTYADLTSTWTAAGLGYGHPRVAEAVAQAYQAPPSAGLSIMHESAVRLGERLLELVDGEGDRRVYLGLAGSDACDVALRCARAATGKQTIVAFEHSYHGGFGLAQSVSGVLVEGGAAPYPHGIFVPYPNPFRPHAGSIEASVDDSLAQVEAALQGGDVACVAVEPILSDGGFVVPPEGFLSRLAELVQRYDTLLLVDEVKMGLCRPGAFNTYELEGITPDIVCLGKSLGGGLPLSAAIGPAWVFDSPPASALLTMAGNPICAAAGLAVLDELVSGDYASRCAKLGEHFMGRLRGLQNGAGIEGGRSAERIGDVRGHGLCIGLELVRDRDSNQVDSDLTRKLVFRCWQLGVTVFSVGENVLEITPPLVISPEQIDRAVEVIDQAICDVIDGKVSDADVAPCSGW; from the coding sequence ATGACTGATCGAACCGCTGAACTGATCGCCCGGGACGCCGCCGTCATCGCCGGCGTGGAGAAGTTGCGCTTCTTCCCGGCCACGATGGCGTCCGGCAAGGGCGCCGAACTGACCGATCTTGAGGGCAAGACCTATGCCGACCTGACCTCGACCTGGACGGCCGCCGGGCTCGGCTACGGGCACCCGCGGGTGGCCGAGGCGGTGGCGCAGGCCTACCAGGCCCCGCCCAGCGCCGGGTTGTCGATCATGCACGAGTCCGCGGTGCGGCTCGGCGAGCGGTTGCTCGAACTGGTGGACGGCGAGGGTGACCGACGCGTCTACCTGGGGCTGGCCGGCTCGGACGCCTGCGATGTGGCGCTGCGCTGCGCCCGCGCCGCGACTGGCAAGCAGACGATCGTCGCCTTCGAGCACTCGTACCACGGCGGTTTCGGGCTGGCCCAGTCGGTCTCCGGGGTGCTGGTCGAGGGCGGCGCGGCACCCTACCCGCACGGCATCTTCGTGCCCTACCCGAATCCCTTCCGGCCGCACGCCGGCAGCATCGAGGCCTCGGTGGACGATTCGCTCGCCCAGGTCGAGGCGGCGTTGCAGGGCGGCGACGTGGCCTGCGTCGCGGTCGAGCCGATCTTGTCGGATGGCGGTTTCGTGGTGCCACCGGAGGGCTTCTTGAGTCGGCTGGCCGAGTTGGTGCAGCGCTACGACACCTTGTTGCTGGTCGATGAGGTGAAGATGGGGCTGTGCCGGCCGGGCGCGTTCAACACCTACGAGCTCGAGGGCATCACCCCCGACATCGTCTGCCTGGGCAAGTCGCTGGGCGGCGGGCTGCCGCTGAGCGCGGCGATCGGACCGGCCTGGGTCTTCGACTCGCCTCCGGCCTCAGCGCTGCTGACGATGGCCGGCAACCCGATCTGCGCGGCCGCCGGGCTGGCGGTGCTGGATGAGCTCGTCTCCGGCGACTATGCGTCACGGTGTGCCAAGTTGGGCGAACACTTCATGGGACGCCTGCGCGGGCTGCAGAACGGTGCGGGCATCGAAGGTGGACGCAGCGCCGAGCGGATCGGCGACGTGCGCGGGCACGGCCTGTGCATCGGGCTGGAACTGGTGCGCGATCGAGACTCGAACCAGGTCGACTCGGACCTCACCCGGAAACTGGTCTTCCGCTGCTGGCAGCTGGGCGTCACGGTCTTCTCGGTGGGCGAGAACGTGCTCGAGATCACTCCCCCGCTGGTGATCAGCCCTGAACAGATCGATCGGGCGGTCGAGGTGATCGATCAGGCTATCTGCGACGTGATCGACGGCAAGGTGAGCGACGCCGACGTGGCGCCGTGCTCGGGTTGGTGA
- a CDS encoding polysaccharide deacetylase family protein, producing MPSQEQVAKNHWYRNDDIPGVAGPDREIRGYGPNPPKIRWENDAKVAINIVINYEEGSEMTFAMGDGVNDGMYELPFNVDEQRDLAKESMYEYGSRAGIWRLFRTFDRYDIPITVFGAAVALERNPEVAKKIIERGDELVGHGYRWIDHYHYTREEERDLIEMAMDSFDKLGLKPEGWYCREMSTNTRELLVADGRFLYDSDYYGEDLPYWTFIDGKSHLVVPYSLVVNDCRYIMGTGFAAPSDFVEIAKRTVQQLLDDGDDCGRMMSIGLHPRITGNPARTHGLAEFIAWAKEQEGVVFMRRNDIAKKFIEQVPRPETPEDRPNR from the coding sequence ATGCCGAGCCAAGAGCAAGTGGCCAAGAACCACTGGTACCGCAATGACGACATCCCCGGTGTGGCGGGGCCTGACCGCGAGATCCGGGGCTACGGGCCGAACCCGCCGAAGATCCGCTGGGAGAACGACGCCAAGGTCGCCATCAACATCGTGATCAACTACGAAGAGGGCTCCGAGATGACGTTCGCCATGGGCGACGGCGTCAACGACGGCATGTACGAGCTGCCCTTCAACGTGGACGAGCAGCGCGACCTGGCCAAAGAATCGATGTACGAGTACGGCTCGCGGGCCGGCATCTGGCGGCTCTTCCGTACCTTCGATCGCTACGACATCCCGATCACGGTCTTCGGCGCCGCGGTGGCGCTCGAGCGCAACCCTGAGGTCGCGAAGAAGATCATCGAGCGGGGCGACGAACTGGTCGGCCACGGCTACCGCTGGATCGACCACTACCACTACACGCGCGAGGAAGAGAGGGATCTCATCGAGATGGCGATGGATTCCTTCGACAAGCTCGGGCTCAAGCCCGAGGGCTGGTACTGCCGCGAGATGTCGACCAACACCCGCGAACTGCTGGTCGCTGACGGCCGCTTCCTCTACGACTCCGACTACTACGGTGAAGACCTGCCGTATTGGACGTTCATCGACGGCAAGTCGCACCTGGTCGTCCCCTATTCGCTGGTCGTCAACGACTGCCGCTACATCATGGGCACCGGGTTCGCCGCTCCGTCCGACTTCGTCGAGATCGCCAAGCGCACCGTGCAGCAACTGCTGGACGACGGCGACGACTGCGGCCGCATGATGTCGATCGGCCTGCACCCACGCATCACCGGCAACCCAGCGCGCACCCACGGCCTGGCCGAGTTCATCGCCTGGGCCAAGGAGCAGGAGGGCGTGGTCTTCATGCGCCGCAACGACATCGCCAAGAAGTTCATCGAGCAGGTGCCGCGTCCCGAAACCCCCGAGGACCGACCCAACCGCTGA
- a CDS encoding asparaginase yields the protein MSLPLVAIFSLGGTISMTSHGRGEPVVPTLGADELTTALGRYLPKIEIRRRTLAKLGSPQLEISHVRQVFAAAHEAIGQGAVGVVIVQGTDTLEESAYLLDLWWDRPEPLVITGAMRYADDAGSEGLGNLVAAVRVAVEPDLRDNGVLVVMNDEVHLAQHVAKQDANSLQAFTSSSWGQIARLLEGRVHVAYRRSQRMAPLPAPTDEQVRVPIVMAGLADDGRALDAIIATGPRGIVLAAMGSGHVPESMADAAERAVQAGIPVVFASRTGGGSTTQSSYGYPGSEVDLLNRGLIGAGWLDALKSRLLLYALLASGSGTSKVRAEFERRSR from the coding sequence ATGTCACTGCCGTTGGTCGCCATCTTCTCCTTGGGCGGCACGATCTCGATGACCTCGCACGGCCGCGGTGAACCCGTCGTGCCGACACTGGGCGCCGACGAGCTCACCACCGCGCTGGGCCGCTACCTGCCAAAGATCGAGATCCGCAGGAGGACGCTGGCGAAGCTGGGTTCGCCGCAACTCGAGATCAGCCATGTGCGTCAGGTGTTCGCCGCGGCGCACGAGGCGATCGGGCAGGGTGCGGTCGGCGTGGTGATCGTGCAGGGCACCGACACCCTCGAAGAGAGCGCCTACCTGCTCGACCTGTGGTGGGATCGCCCCGAGCCACTGGTGATCACCGGCGCGATGCGCTACGCCGACGATGCCGGTTCCGAGGGGCTGGGTAATCTGGTGGCCGCGGTGCGGGTGGCCGTCGAGCCCGACCTGCGCGACAACGGCGTCCTGGTGGTCATGAACGACGAGGTGCACCTCGCCCAGCATGTCGCCAAGCAGGACGCGAACTCGCTGCAGGCCTTCACCTCGTCCTCGTGGGGCCAGATCGCCCGGCTGCTCGAGGGACGCGTCCACGTCGCCTACCGGCGCTCGCAGCGGATGGCGCCGTTGCCGGCACCCACCGACGAGCAGGTGCGAGTTCCGATAGTGATGGCGGGCCTAGCCGATGATGGACGCGCCCTCGACGCCATCATCGCCACCGGGCCGCGCGGCATCGTGCTCGCGGCGATGGGTTCGGGGCATGTCCCCGAATCGATGGCTGACGCGGCCGAACGCGCGGTCCAGGCCGGCATCCCGGTGGTCTTCGCGTCCCGCACCGGTGGCGGTTCGACCACCCAATCGTCCTACGGCTACCCGGGATCGGAGGTTGACCTGCTGAACCGCGGGTTGATCGGTGCGGGCTGGTTGGACGCCCTGAAGTCTCGACTGCTGCTCTATGCCCTACTCGCCTCCGGTTCTGGAACATCCAAAGTCAGAGCGGAATTCGAGCGTCGCTCACGTTGA